In Halorhodospira halophila, a genomic segment contains:
- the tnpC gene encoding IS66 family transposase, giving the protein MSNAICATEHARIVAENQALHGELKELRRQLAWFKRQLFGEKSERHQILDPAVQANLFDPAATPVPEQQEREKITYTRRKGKNRDNAANDTGLRFDDSVPRRVIEVPPPAGRESDEVVATRTTFRLAQRRAGYEILEYRHPVLKERSSGALTSVPAPRNVFEGSVFDVSFAAGVLVDKFCYHLPLYRQAQRLSQAGIQVARSSLTAVVARASPLLAPIAQAQLAHVLSGGVLAMDETPIKAGRKGPGKMHQGYFWPLYGESDEICFTFSPSRGGAHIERTLAGRFHGVLLTDGYAAYERYAAGQPQIIHAQCWSHMRRQFERALDSDPAAREALEQIAALYDREQSIRARGLHGEDKRQARQEQCAALVRDFWQWCDAQLQRMDLEPRHPLLKALGYVRERQSALAVFLEHPDVPIDTNHLERGLRPIPMGRRNWLFCWSEVGAEHVATIQTLLVTCRLQGVDPTTYLIDVLQRVGMHPAARVEELTPRCWKTRFADAPLRSDVEP; this is encoded by the coding sequence TTGTCGAATGCCATCTGTGCCACTGAGCACGCCCGGATTGTTGCCGAGAATCAGGCCCTGCACGGCGAGCTCAAGGAGCTGCGCCGCCAGCTCGCCTGGTTCAAACGCCAGCTCTTCGGCGAGAAGTCTGAACGCCACCAGATCCTCGATCCGGCCGTGCAAGCGAACCTGTTCGACCCGGCGGCCACGCCGGTGCCCGAGCAGCAAGAGCGTGAGAAGATCACCTACACCCGCAGGAAGGGCAAGAACCGCGACAACGCCGCCAACGACACGGGGCTGCGCTTTGACGACAGCGTCCCGAGGCGGGTCATTGAGGTGCCCCCGCCCGCAGGCCGGGAGAGCGATGAGGTCGTGGCCACGCGCACGACGTTCCGCCTCGCGCAGCGCCGGGCAGGCTACGAGATCCTCGAGTACCGCCACCCGGTTCTCAAGGAGCGCAGCAGCGGCGCGCTCACGAGTGTCCCGGCGCCGCGCAACGTCTTCGAGGGCAGTGTCTTTGATGTCAGCTTCGCCGCCGGGGTGCTGGTCGACAAGTTTTGCTACCACCTGCCGCTGTACCGACAGGCTCAGCGCCTGAGTCAGGCCGGCATCCAGGTGGCGCGCAGCTCGCTGACCGCCGTCGTAGCGCGCGCCAGTCCACTGCTCGCCCCGATCGCACAGGCACAGCTGGCGCACGTGCTCAGCGGCGGGGTGCTGGCCATGGACGAGACGCCGATCAAGGCCGGGCGCAAGGGCCCGGGCAAGATGCACCAGGGCTACTTCTGGCCGCTGTACGGTGAGAGCGACGAGATCTGCTTTACCTTCAGCCCCAGCCGTGGCGGCGCGCACATCGAACGCACCCTGGCCGGTCGCTTCCACGGGGTGCTGCTCACCGACGGCTACGCGGCCTACGAGCGATACGCCGCCGGACAGCCGCAGATCATCCACGCCCAGTGCTGGTCACACATGCGCCGCCAGTTCGAGCGGGCCCTGGACAGCGACCCGGCAGCGCGCGAAGCTCTGGAGCAGATCGCAGCGCTCTACGACCGGGAGCAATCGATCCGTGCGCGTGGACTCCACGGCGAGGACAAACGCCAGGCGCGCCAGGAGCAGTGCGCTGCGCTGGTGCGCGACTTCTGGCAATGGTGTGATGCGCAGCTCCAGCGCATGGATCTTGAGCCGCGCCACCCGCTGCTCAAGGCGCTGGGGTATGTGCGCGAGCGCCAGTCGGCCCTGGCCGTCTTCCTGGAACACCCGGATGTCCCCATCGACACGAACCACCTGGAGCGGGGGCTGCGCCCCATCCCCATGGGTCGGCGCAACTGGTTATTCTGCTGGAGCGAGGTCGGTGCCGAGCACGTGGCCACCATCCAGACGCTGCTGGTGACCTGTCGGCTGCAGGGCGTGGATCCGACCACGTACCTGATCGATGTGCTCCAGCGCGTCGGCATGCACCCGGCGGCCCGGGTCGAGGAGCTCACGCCGCGGTGTTGGAAAACCCGGTTCGCTGATGCGCCGCTGCGCTCGGATGTAGAGCCTTAG